One window of the Perca flavescens isolate YP-PL-M2 chromosome 5, PFLA_1.0, whole genome shotgun sequence genome contains the following:
- the LOC114555569 gene encoding sesquipedalian-1, protein MKLNERSVAHYATCDSPPDKTGFLFKKGERNTAYHRRWFVLKGNMLFYFEERDSREPIGVIVLEGCTVELCESAEEFAFAIKFDCAKARVYKMAAENQAAMESWVKALSRASFDYMRLVVKELERQLEEIQEAAGGGCVGAGVGGLQGRPKSSSRRNQVVARSRSGASSSISSSSSISSSSSASPMAGPLPTQKSLQDEVQLFSDCSKENGVAWSKPPAAFANGFVEGASSCVAWEACADSGNNTVIGYGADGMRAPPVPPRRRGASLESPVSPGTGCFSKLHDWYGREVEELRVQWLQSQ, encoded by the coding sequence ATGAAGCTGAACGAACGCAGCGTGGCGCACTACGCCACCTGTGACTCCCCGCCAGACAAGACAGGCTTCCTGTTCAAAAAGGGTGAGCGCAACACAGCGTATCACCGCCGCTGGTTTGTGCTGAAGGGTAACATGCTCTTCTACTTTGAGGAGCGCGACAGCCGAGAGCCCATCGGCGTCATCGTCCTTGAAGGGTGCACCGTAGAGCTTTGCGAGTCAGCCGAGGAGTTTGCCTTTGCCATCAAGTTTGACTGCGCCAAAGCGCGGGTGTACAAGATGGCTGCTGAGAACCAAGCAGCCATGGAGTCATGGGTGAAAGCGTTGTCGAGGGCCAGCTTTGACTACATGAGGCTGGTGGTGAAGGAGCTGGAGAGGCAGCTGGAGGAGATCCAGGAGGCTGCAGGAGGTGGCTGTGTCGGGGCTGGAGTTGGAGGCCTGCAGGGCAGGCCTAAGTCGTCCTCCAGGCGAAACCAGGTGGTGGCACGCTCTAGGTCTGGAGCATCCTCTTCTATATCATCTTCATCTTCCATATCGTCATCATCAAGTGCCTCTCCCATGGCAGGCCCCTTGCCTACCCAAAAGAGCCTCCAGGATGAGGTGCAGCTCTTCTCTGATTGTTCCAAGGAGAACGGAGTTGCATGGAGTAAACCGCCAGCTGCCTTTGCTAACGGCTTTGTTGAGGGAGCGTCTTCCTGTGTGGCCTGGGAAGCGTGCGCAGACTCTGGGAATAACACTGTGATTGGTTATGGGGCTGATGGGATGAGGGCTCCACCAGTGCCACCCAGGAGAAGAGGAGCCTCTCTGGAAAGCCCCGTCTCCCCTGGCACTGGCTGCTTCTCCAAACTCCATGACTGGTACGGCAGAGAGGTGGAGGAACTGAGAGTGCAGTGGCTGCAGAGCCAGTGA